From Acidobacteriota bacterium, a single genomic window includes:
- a CDS encoding PilN domain-containing protein, whose amino-acid sequence MIHINLLSPEREQPRHRRAVSSFDGSGQKVTVACTLILAVAGVGVAWWYWSLQQESSRLAEQLANAQQESQRLRSNIVQVQKYEDQRAQLQQRVTLIEQLRRGQNGPVHMLDEISRSLPDQLWLTQLEQKGSDLTVEGRCIALTSLSDFVGNLERSGWFKKPVEIIDSQLDQVQGAETTLIRFTIKARFAPPGA is encoded by the coding sequence ATGATCCACATCAATCTGCTGAGCCCCGAACGCGAGCAGCCCAGGCATCGTCGGGCCGTCTCCTCGTTTGACGGGTCCGGCCAGAAAGTCACGGTCGCATGCACGCTGATTCTCGCCGTGGCTGGCGTCGGTGTGGCCTGGTGGTACTGGTCGCTGCAACAGGAGTCGAGCCGGCTGGCGGAGCAGCTGGCGAATGCCCAGCAGGAGAGCCAGCGGCTGCGGTCCAACATCGTCCAAGTGCAGAAGTACGAGGATCAGCGGGCGCAACTGCAGCAGCGGGTGACCCTGATTGAGCAGTTGCGGCGCGGACAGAACGGTCCGGTCCACATGCTGGACGAGATCAGCCGCAGCCTGCCCGACCAGCTATGGCTCACGCAACTCGAACAGAAGGGCAGCGACCTGACGGTCGAAGGGCGGTGCATCGCGTTGACCTCGCTGTCCGATTTCGTGGGCAACCTCGAGCGGAGCGGGTGGTTCAAGAAGCCTGTCGAAATCATCGACAGCCAGCTGGATCAGGTACAGGGGGCCGAGACGACTCTGATCCGGTTCACGATCAAGGCCCGATTCGCGCCTCCGGGCGCCTGA
- the pyrH gene encoding UMP kinase has product MPDTSHSAPAYRRVLLKLSGEALMGEQQFGIDPHVASQIAREVGEIQQLGVQTAIVIGGGNIFRGVAASTKGMDRAQADYMGMLGTVINALALQDALEQIGVVTRVLTAIEMHSVAEPFIRRRAVRHIEKGRVVIFAGGTGNPYFTTDTAAALRAMEVKAEVILKATKVDGIYSADPMKDPTATRFDQISYLEVLEKQLKVMDATAISLCMDNRLPIIVFNLRTPGNMKRAIMGEPIGTTVKM; this is encoded by the coding sequence ATGCCCGACACGTCGCATTCCGCTCCCGCCTACCGCCGTGTGCTGCTCAAGCTGTCAGGGGAAGCCCTGATGGGTGAGCAGCAGTTCGGCATCGATCCCCACGTGGCCTCGCAGATTGCCCGCGAGGTGGGCGAAATCCAGCAACTCGGCGTGCAGACGGCCATTGTCATCGGCGGCGGCAACATTTTCCGCGGCGTCGCGGCCAGCACGAAGGGCATGGATCGCGCGCAGGCCGACTACATGGGGATGCTGGGTACGGTGATCAATGCCCTCGCGCTGCAGGATGCGCTCGAGCAGATTGGCGTCGTCACGCGCGTACTGACGGCGATCGAGATGCACTCGGTGGCGGAGCCGTTCATCCGGCGCCGGGCGGTGCGGCACATCGAGAAGGGCCGCGTGGTGATCTTCGCGGGCGGCACGGGCAATCCGTACTTCACGACGGATACGGCGGCGGCGCTGCGCGCGATGGAGGTGAAGGCCGAGGTCATCCTCAAAGCGACCAAAGTCGACGGCATCTATTCGGCCGACCCGATGAAGGATCCGACGGCGACCAGATTCGACCAGATCTCCTATTTGGAAGTGCTGGAAAAGCAGCTCAAGGTGATGGACGCCACGGCGATTTCGCTGTGCATGGACAACCGCCTTCCCATCATCGTCTTCAACCTGCGCACGCCAGGAAACATGAAGCGGGCCATCATGGGCGAGCCGATCGGCACGACCGTCAAGATGTAG
- the frr gene encoding ribosome recycling factor, with the protein MDLKSLYADLKKRMDTVIDHLRHELAGVRTGRATINILDPVHVDAYGSRMPLNQVASLSVPDPMTIVAQPFDPSLLAAVEKAIRASDLGLNPNNDGKLVRIPIPALTEERRKEMSRHVHKLAEEARNNVRLARRDTNEKLKKLLKDKLVSEDDERKGLDEVQKVTDLHIRLVDDLQNKKDTELLGK; encoded by the coding sequence ATCGATCTCAAGAGCCTGTACGCCGACCTCAAGAAGCGCATGGATACGGTGATCGATCATTTGCGTCACGAGCTGGCTGGTGTGCGCACCGGACGGGCGACCATCAACATCCTTGATCCGGTCCACGTGGACGCGTACGGCTCGCGGATGCCGCTGAACCAGGTGGCCTCGTTGTCGGTGCCGGATCCGATGACGATTGTGGCGCAGCCGTTCGACCCGTCGCTGCTCGCCGCGGTCGAGAAGGCGATCCGCGCCTCGGACCTCGGGTTGAATCCGAACAACGACGGCAAGCTCGTGCGGATCCCGATTCCCGCGCTCACCGAGGAACGACGCAAGGAGATGTCGCGGCACGTGCACAAACTCGCCGAAGAGGCACGTAACAACGTACGGCTGGCCCGGCGCGACACCAACGAGAAGCTCAAGAAGCTGCTCAAAGACAAGCTGGTGTCGGAAGACGATGAACGAAAGGGCCTCGACGAGGTACAGAAGGTCACCGACCTGCACATCCGCCTGGTTGACGACCTGCAGAACAAGAAAGACACCGAACTGCTCGGGAAGTAA
- the rpsB gene encoding 30S ribosomal protein S2, with the protein MSGIAIKELLEAGVHFGHQTKRWNPKMKPYIFGERNGIYIIDLGKTSKLYREAEDFVTNLAADGGTVLFVGTKRQAQDAVADESQRCGMHFVNQRWLGGLLTNFTTIQRSLARLRELEAMNADGRYESLSKKEIAGIEKEKKKISKNLDGIRQMTKLPDAIFVVDTRKEKIAVDEARKLKIPVIGVVDTNCDPEDVDFVIPGNDDALRSIRLFTSHIADAIMAGRGMRESARAEAQAEADAAAVTERAARVAARRPKPDAPPPAPPPAPPLAPAAAPASA; encoded by the coding sequence TTGAGCGGGATCGCCATCAAGGAACTGCTGGAGGCCGGCGTGCATTTCGGCCACCAGACCAAGCGCTGGAATCCGAAGATGAAGCCATATATCTTCGGGGAACGCAACGGCATCTACATCATCGACCTGGGCAAGACGTCGAAGCTCTACCGCGAAGCGGAGGACTTCGTCACGAACCTGGCGGCCGATGGTGGCACGGTGCTCTTCGTCGGGACGAAGCGTCAGGCACAGGACGCGGTGGCTGACGAGTCGCAGCGGTGCGGCATGCACTTCGTGAACCAGCGGTGGCTGGGCGGACTGCTGACCAACTTCACGACGATCCAGCGCAGCCTGGCGCGCTTACGCGAACTCGAGGCCATGAACGCCGACGGCCGGTACGAGTCGCTCTCGAAGAAGGAAATCGCGGGCATCGAGAAAGAGAAGAAGAAGATCTCGAAGAACCTCGATGGCATCCGGCAGATGACCAAGCTGCCCGACGCGATTTTCGTCGTGGACACGCGGAAAGAGAAGATCGCGGTCGACGAGGCCCGCAAGCTGAAGATCCCGGTCATTGGCGTGGTCGACACCAATTGCGATCCCGAAGATGTGGATTTCGTGATTCCGGGTAACGACGATGCCCTGCGGTCGATCCGGCTGTTCACCTCGCACATCGCCGATGCGATCATGGCAGGACGCGGCATGAGGGAATCGGCTCGCGCCGAGGCGCAGGCGGAAGCCGACGCGGCAGCGGTGACCGAACGTGCGGCGAGAGTCGCGGCGCGGCGGCCGAAACCGGATGCCCCGCCTCCGGCCCCGCCTCCGGCCCCGCCGCTGGCACCAGCGGCGGCCCCGGCATCGGCCTGA
- the pilM gene encoding type IV pilus assembly protein PilM, producing the protein MFGIGKSRTVVGLDIGSSAVKAVELKSAGGGYRIAAIASEAIPPDSIVDGAIIDGAGVADAIRRVLDQAGIKSRDMAASLSGNAVIVKKISLPQMTEAELAETIRWEAEQYIPFDVQDVNLDYQILDAGGASGKTAMDVLLVAAKKDKIGDYTSVIAQAGRVPVVIDVDAFAMQNAFEANYDTDPAAVNVLMNVGASGININIVCGGASAFTRDISVGGNAFTEAIQREFNLPFGQAEQAKRGEAVAGAQMQEMRPVLKAVTENVLLEIQKTFDFFRATATSDRLDRIMLCGGGSRVDGFVSALSERFGLPVEPLDPFRRIPFDAAKFGVAADEVAPTSVVAVGLALRREGDR; encoded by the coding sequence GTGTTCGGCATCGGCAAATCCAGAACGGTCGTCGGGCTCGACATTGGATCGAGTGCCGTCAAGGCGGTCGAACTCAAGTCAGCTGGCGGGGGGTACCGCATCGCCGCGATTGCGAGCGAAGCGATCCCGCCCGACAGCATCGTCGATGGCGCCATCATCGACGGGGCCGGGGTCGCCGACGCCATTCGTCGCGTGCTCGACCAGGCCGGCATCAAGTCCCGCGACATGGCGGCATCGCTCTCCGGCAACGCCGTCATCGTCAAGAAGATCAGTCTTCCGCAGATGACCGAGGCGGAGTTGGCCGAGACGATTCGCTGGGAGGCTGAGCAGTACATTCCCTTCGACGTGCAGGACGTCAATCTCGACTATCAGATTCTCGATGCGGGCGGCGCGAGCGGGAAGACGGCGATGGATGTGCTGCTGGTGGCGGCCAAGAAGGACAAGATCGGGGACTACACGAGCGTGATCGCACAGGCCGGTCGCGTGCCTGTCGTGATCGACGTCGATGCCTTCGCGATGCAGAACGCCTTCGAGGCCAACTACGACACGGACCCGGCCGCAGTGAACGTGTTGATGAATGTGGGGGCCAGCGGCATCAACATCAACATCGTCTGCGGCGGAGCCTCCGCGTTCACCCGCGACATCTCGGTCGGCGGCAATGCGTTCACCGAAGCCATCCAGCGCGAGTTCAACCTGCCGTTCGGGCAGGCGGAGCAGGCCAAGCGCGGCGAGGCCGTCGCAGGCGCGCAGATGCAGGAGATGCGTCCGGTGCTGAAGGCGGTGACCGAGAACGTGCTGCTCGAAATCCAGAAGACCTTCGACTTCTTCCGCGCGACGGCCACCTCCGATCGCCTCGACCGCATCATGCTTTGCGGCGGCGGCTCCCGCGTCGACGGGTTCGTCAGCGCGCTCAGCGAGCGATTCGGGCTGCCGGTGGAACCGCTCGATCCGTTCCGGCGCATTCCGTTCGACGCCGCGAAGTTCGGCGTCGCCGCAGACGAGGTGGCCCCGACCTCGGTCGTGGCCGTGGGGTTGGCGCTGCGGCGGGAGGGCGACCGATGA
- the rpsI gene encoding 30S ribosomal protein S9, translating into MTLIQYYGTGRRKTSTARVFLRPGNGTISVNAREFANYFPTEVLRTEIRQPLVLTETTDKFDILATVAGGGIAGQAGAVRLGISRALCRYNLELRGALKKEGLLTRDARAKERKKYGLAGARKRFQFSKR; encoded by the coding sequence TTGACTCTGATCCAGTACTACGGCACCGGGCGCCGTAAGACCTCTACTGCCCGCGTCTTCCTTCGGCCGGGAAACGGCACGATCTCCGTCAACGCCCGCGAGTTCGCGAACTACTTCCCCACTGAAGTGCTGCGCACCGAGATCCGGCAGCCCCTGGTGCTCACCGAAACCACCGACAAGTTCGACATTCTGGCGACGGTCGCGGGGGGCGGCATTGCGGGCCAGGCGGGCGCGGTCCGCCTTGGCATCTCGCGCGCTTTGTGCCGCTATAACCTGGAGCTGCGCGGGGCGTTGAAGAAGGAAGGCCTGCTGACGCGTGACGCGCGGGCCAAGGAACGCAAGAAGTACGGGCTGGCCGGCGCGCGCAAGCGCTTCCAGTTCAGTAAACGGTAA
- a CDS encoding PAS domain S-box protein, with the protein MSEKAARSDKPDEMREQAHGTLKHTQHLVGRILDSAPIVLYIYDLVERHYVYSNREIASVLGYTPKQIGALGSALFPTLLHPDDAPLVEQHHARLAVVGDDEVLECEYRMKDAKGQWRWLKSRDVPFARDRQGHCHQILGSAEDITDRKGTEQRLRESEARYRDMFEANPHPMWVFDAETLRFLAVNDAAVALYGYSRDEFLSSTIEAIRPAEDLSHMHEALDRARGNPGVDQTWARHRKRDGTLINVEIASHPLEFGGRRTRLILVHDITRRVQAEAERQHSYNLLAKLAAQVPGVIYQYRLCLDGRSFFPYSSPGMEDIYEVSPEDVREDATPVFGRLHPDDYDYIVASIQESARTLQPYHSEFRVVLPRQGLRWRLCHAIPERMEDGGALWHGIISDITDRKRAEAEKAALQDQLAQAQKMESVGRLAGGVAHDSNNMLAVIMGHTELALEQVDPNQPLYANLEEIRAAAERSAALTRQLLAFARKQTIAPRVLDLNETVSGMLKMLRRLIGENIDLTWKPASTLGHVKMDPSQIDQILANLSVNARDAISGVGKVTIETADEEFDDAYCASHQGFVPGAYLMLAVSDTGRGMDRETLAHVFEPFFTTKGVGEGTGLGLATVYGIVKQNNGFIDARSEPGLGTTFAIYLPRHAGKAATAATEGPTEAEMGGRETILLVEDEPALLKLGKTMLERWGYTVLAATTPTEAIRLAEQHAGSIHLLVTDVVMPEMNGRDLAEHLLTRYPTLTRLFTSGYTADIIARHGVLDEGVHFIQKPFSAGALAAKVREAFKART; encoded by the coding sequence ATGAGTGAGAAGGCGGCCCGTTCCGACAAACCGGACGAGATGCGCGAGCAGGCGCACGGGACACTGAAACACACCCAGCATCTGGTCGGGCGCATTCTCGACTCGGCCCCGATTGTTCTCTACATCTACGACCTGGTCGAACGGCACTATGTGTATTCCAATCGCGAGATCGCAAGTGTCCTTGGCTACACCCCGAAGCAGATCGGCGCACTGGGATCGGCCCTGTTTCCTACGCTCCTTCATCCAGATGATGCACCGCTGGTTGAGCAACACCATGCCCGACTCGCCGTCGTCGGCGATGACGAGGTCTTGGAGTGTGAATACCGGATGAAAGACGCCAAGGGACAGTGGCGTTGGCTGAAGAGCCGCGACGTCCCGTTCGCGCGCGACCGGCAGGGACACTGCCACCAGATTCTCGGCTCGGCCGAGGACATCACCGATCGCAAGGGGACCGAGCAGCGGTTGCGCGAAAGCGAGGCGCGCTACCGGGATATGTTCGAGGCGAATCCACACCCCATGTGGGTCTTCGACGCCGAAACTCTGCGCTTTCTCGCGGTCAATGACGCCGCCGTGGCTCTATACGGCTACAGCCGCGACGAGTTCCTCTCCAGCACGATCGAGGCCATTCGTCCGGCAGAGGACCTGTCGCATATGCACGAGGCCCTGGATCGCGCGAGGGGGAATCCGGGCGTCGACCAAACCTGGGCCCGGCATCGGAAGCGGGACGGCACACTCATCAACGTCGAGATCGCGTCTCATCCGCTGGAATTCGGTGGGCGCCGCACCAGACTGATCCTCGTACACGACATCACCAGGCGCGTGCAGGCAGAGGCGGAACGACAGCACAGCTACAACCTGCTCGCCAAACTCGCCGCGCAGGTGCCCGGCGTCATCTATCAATACCGGCTGTGCCTCGACGGGCGGTCCTTCTTCCCCTACTCTAGCCCGGGCATGGAGGACATCTACGAGGTCTCCCCCGAAGACGTCAGGGAAGATGCGACGCCGGTGTTCGGGCGGCTGCATCCGGACGATTACGACTACATCGTCGCCTCCATCCAGGAATCCGCCCGTACCCTTCAGCCGTACCATTCTGAGTTTCGAGTCGTACTCCCGCGGCAGGGGTTGCGCTGGCGTCTGTGCCATGCGATCCCAGAGCGCATGGAGGACGGAGGCGCACTCTGGCACGGCATCATCTCGGACATCACCGATCGCAAGCGGGCGGAGGCGGAAAAGGCCGCGCTGCAAGACCAGTTGGCCCAGGCTCAGAAAATGGAGTCGGTCGGCCGCCTGGCGGGCGGGGTGGCCCACGACTCCAACAACATGCTGGCCGTCATCATGGGACACACGGAACTCGCCCTGGAGCAGGTGGACCCCAACCAACCGCTGTACGCCAATCTCGAGGAAATCCGCGCGGCGGCGGAGCGCTCGGCTGCCCTGACACGCCAATTGCTGGCCTTCGCTCGCAAGCAGACCATCGCGCCCAGGGTGCTCGACCTGAACGAGACCGTGAGCGGGATGCTCAAGATGCTGCGGCGACTCATCGGCGAGAACATCGATCTGACGTGGAAGCCGGCGAGCACGCTCGGGCATGTCAAGATGGACCCTTCGCAGATCGACCAGATCCTGGCGAACCTGTCGGTCAATGCCCGCGACGCCATCAGCGGGGTGGGCAAGGTGACCATTGAAACGGCCGACGAGGAGTTCGACGACGCGTACTGCGCCAGCCACCAGGGATTTGTGCCGGGGGCGTACCTGATGCTGGCCGTGAGCGACACCGGCCGCGGCATGGATCGGGAGACGCTGGCTCACGTCTTTGAGCCGTTCTTCACCACCAAGGGCGTCGGCGAAGGGACCGGTCTGGGCCTGGCCACGGTGTATGGCATCGTCAAACAGAACAACGGATTCATCGACGCCCGCAGCGAACCTGGCCTGGGAACGACGTTCGCGATCTACCTGCCGCGCCACGCCGGCAAAGCCGCCACGGCTGCCACCGAGGGCCCGACCGAAGCGGAGATGGGCGGACGGGAGACGATCTTGCTGGTCGAGGACGAGCCGGCACTTTTGAAACTTGGCAAGACGATGCTCGAACGATGGGGATACACGGTGCTGGCCGCGACCACACCGACTGAGGCGATCCGCCTGGCCGAGCAGCATGCCGGAAGCATTCATCTATTGGTCACCGACGTGGTGATGCCGGAGATGAACGGTCGCGACCTGGCCGAACACCTGCTGACCCGCTATCCGACGCTCACCCGCCTGTTCACGTCGGGGTATACGGCCGACATCATCGCCCGCCACGGCGTGTTGGATGAGGGGGTGCACTTCATCCAGAAGCCGTTCTCGGCGGGGGCGCTGGCCGCCAAGGTGCGCGAGGCGTTCAAGGCTCGGACATAG
- the rplM gene encoding 50S ribosomal protein L13, with the protein MRTYTAKLAELDRQWIEIDADGKVLGRVATRAARMLMGKHRPIYTPFLDTGDFVIVVNASRVKLTGRKEEDKIYRRHSGYEGGLREERASVVRARTPLRMVEEAVRGMLPKTKLGDAMYRKLKVYAGAIHPHTAQKPIKLEVA; encoded by the coding sequence ATGCGAACGTATACGGCGAAACTCGCCGAACTGGATCGGCAGTGGATCGAGATCGACGCCGACGGAAAAGTGCTGGGTCGCGTGGCCACACGTGCCGCCCGGATGCTGATGGGCAAACATCGCCCGATCTACACGCCATTTCTCGACACTGGTGACTTCGTCATCGTCGTCAACGCGAGTCGCGTCAAGCTGACGGGCCGCAAGGAAGAAGACAAGATCTATCGCCGCCATAGCGGCTACGAAGGCGGCTTGCGCGAGGAACGCGCCAGCGTCGTGCGCGCGCGGACGCCGCTTCGTATGGTCGAAGAAGCCGTTCGGGGCATGCTGCCGAAGACAAAGCTGGGCGACGCGATGTATCGCAAGCTGAAGGTGTACGCGGGGGCCATCCACCCGCATACCGCGCAGAAACCAATCAAGCTCGAGGTAGCGTAA
- a CDS encoding threonine synthase, with amino-acid sequence MSLLTHLECSVPCGAPPRDPRQWNHLCSCGMPLVACYDLDAAAATWSKDSLSGREPNMWRYRELMPLVDGEQPVTLGEGFTPLIHAERLGRALGLTALYIKDESLNPTNSFKARGLSAAVTKARTVGAKTLSVPSAGNAANAMAAYAACAGLEAKVFMPRDVKVPFIRECELYGADVTLVEGLITDAGRVAAERGGPLGWYDVSTLKEPYRIEGKKTMGYELAEQMDWRWPDWIIYPTGGGTGIIGMWKAFEEIERLGWVRNCKRPRMVSVQAENCAPIIRAFEQGAERAEMWQNARTCADGLRVPKAIGDFLILRAIRESGGTALAVSDEEMVRDMKAIGALEGVSAAPEGGATLAALRKMQAQGLVKPNETVVLFNTGGALKYLDVLA; translated from the coding sequence GTGTCATTGCTGACCCATCTGGAGTGTTCTGTACCGTGCGGCGCGCCACCGCGCGATCCGCGCCAATGGAACCATCTGTGCTCGTGCGGCATGCCGCTCGTGGCCTGTTACGACCTCGACGCGGCGGCCGCGACATGGTCGAAGGACAGCCTGTCGGGGCGCGAACCGAATATGTGGCGGTACCGCGAGTTGATGCCGCTTGTCGACGGTGAGCAGCCGGTGACGCTCGGCGAGGGCTTCACCCCGCTTATCCACGCCGAACGGCTGGGCCGCGCGCTGGGGCTGACCGCGCTCTACATCAAGGACGAATCGCTCAATCCGACCAATTCGTTCAAGGCCCGCGGCCTCTCGGCCGCCGTCACCAAGGCCCGCACCGTCGGTGCCAAGACGCTGTCGGTGCCATCGGCGGGCAACGCGGCCAATGCGATGGCGGCCTACGCGGCGTGCGCGGGTCTCGAGGCCAAGGTGTTCATGCCGCGCGACGTGAAGGTGCCCTTCATCCGCGAGTGCGAGTTGTATGGAGCCGACGTGACGCTGGTCGAGGGCCTCATCACCGATGCCGGACGCGTGGCGGCTGAGCGCGGCGGCCCGCTTGGGTGGTACGACGTCTCCACCCTCAAGGAGCCCTACCGCATCGAGGGCAAGAAGACGATGGGCTATGAGCTGGCCGAGCAGATGGACTGGCGGTGGCCCGACTGGATCATCTACCCCACCGGCGGCGGCACCGGCATCATCGGCATGTGGAAGGCCTTTGAAGAGATTGAGCGGCTCGGCTGGGTGCGCAACTGCAAGCGTCCGCGGATGGTGAGCGTGCAGGCCGAGAACTGCGCGCCGATCATCCGCGCGTTTGAGCAGGGCGCCGAGAGGGCCGAGATGTGGCAGAACGCGCGCACCTGCGCTGACGGCCTGCGTGTGCCCAAGGCGATTGGAGATTTTCTGATTCTCCGCGCCATCCGCGAAAGCGGCGGGACGGCGCTCGCCGTGAGCGACGAGGAGATGGTGCGCGACATGAAGGCCATCGGTGCGCTCGAGGGCGTGAGCGCGGCACCGGAGGGCGGGGCGACGCTGGCCGCCCTGCGCAAGATGCAGGCGCAGGGGCTGGTGAAGCCAAACGAGACAGTAGTGCTCTTCAATACCGGCGGGGCGCTCAAGTACTTGGATGTGCTCGCGTAA
- the tsf gene encoding translation elongation factor Ts translates to MAITAEQVKTLREKTGAGMMECKAALTEANGSLAEAVTVLRKRGLAQAAKRAGRNTSQGLVNSYIHMGGKIGVLLEVNCESDFVARTEDFQHLVKEIAMHIAAADPKYVRREDVPAELLEKEKAIYRAQFESSGKPAQVIEKIIEGKLGSFYSQIVLLDQPSVRDQAVSIGQMVSLAVAKTGENIVVSRFSRFRLGESAE, encoded by the coding sequence ATGGCTATCACAGCAGAACAGGTGAAGACGCTTCGGGAGAAGACGGGCGCGGGCATGATGGAGTGCAAGGCTGCCCTGACCGAAGCCAACGGAAGCTTGGCGGAGGCCGTCACCGTCCTCCGCAAGCGCGGCCTGGCGCAGGCCGCCAAGCGGGCCGGCCGGAATACGTCGCAGGGCCTCGTGAACAGCTACATCCACATGGGCGGCAAGATCGGCGTCCTGCTTGAAGTGAACTGCGAATCCGACTTCGTCGCGCGCACCGAGGACTTTCAGCACCTGGTGAAGGAAATCGCGATGCACATCGCGGCGGCCGATCCGAAGTACGTGCGACGGGAAGACGTGCCGGCCGAGCTCCTCGAGAAGGAGAAAGCCATCTACCGGGCGCAGTTCGAGAGCTCCGGCAAGCCAGCCCAGGTCATCGAGAAGATCATCGAAGGCAAGCTGGGCAGTTTCTACAGCCAGATCGTGCTGCTCGATCAGCCGTCGGTGCGTGACCAGGCCGTCTCGATTGGCCAGATGGTGTCACTGGCCGTCGCCAAGACGGGCGAGAACATCGTCGTGTCACGGTTCAGCCGGTTCAGGCTTGGAGAGAGCGCCGAGTAA
- a CDS encoding pilus assembly protein PilP, translating into MRPWLLAFLLVAVSASGQEPARRMVPPQPSATAPPAYAYNPEGRRDPFVSLLRRGRETVRRPDGKVVDGVRSLLVNEIALKGILQSRGDNIALVQGPDNKTYLVRVNDRFLDGFVRAITANALILMQDVNDPLSVTKQREVRKTLRPMIEQK; encoded by the coding sequence GTGAGGCCCTGGTTGCTGGCGTTTCTGCTCGTGGCCGTGTCGGCGAGCGGTCAGGAACCGGCGCGCCGGATGGTGCCGCCGCAGCCCAGCGCGACCGCGCCGCCGGCGTACGCCTACAACCCGGAAGGGCGCCGCGATCCGTTTGTCAGCCTGCTGCGCCGTGGCCGGGAGACGGTGCGTCGGCCCGACGGCAAGGTGGTAGATGGGGTCCGCAGCCTGCTGGTCAACGAGATTGCGCTCAAGGGCATCCTGCAGAGCCGCGGCGACAATATTGCGCTCGTCCAGGGGCCGGACAACAAGACGTACCTGGTGCGCGTCAACGATCGATTTCTTGACGGGTTCGTGCGAGCTATCACGGCGAACGCGCTCATCCTGATGCAGGACGTCAATGATCCGCTGTCGGTGACCAAACAGCGAGAGGTGCGCAAGACGCTGCGCCCCATGATCGAGCAGAAGTAA
- the pilO gene encoding type 4a pilus biogenesis protein PilO: MDLSLNKWPWYTQAGAFVALAICGVAAFYYLYATPVIAEQTEQQVQLDALRVEIRKGMAIAGKLPQFRAQVAELQKRLDGLRAVLPEEKDFGDLLRSLQTLAMQSNLTIRLFTPAPVVAKQMHAEWPINVELDGTYHSLGMFFDRISRFSRIINIGNVRIRAKDKPDPNTSIQVAFVATTFVLVDAAKPDTGVKK, encoded by the coding sequence ATGGACCTGAGTCTGAATAAATGGCCGTGGTACACCCAGGCTGGAGCCTTTGTCGCCCTCGCCATCTGCGGCGTGGCGGCGTTCTACTACCTGTACGCCACGCCCGTGATCGCCGAGCAGACCGAGCAGCAGGTGCAGCTGGACGCGCTTCGGGTGGAGATCCGCAAGGGGATGGCCATCGCGGGCAAGCTGCCGCAGTTCCGAGCCCAGGTGGCGGAGTTGCAGAAGCGGCTCGACGGACTTCGGGCGGTCCTGCCGGAAGAGAAGGATTTCGGAGACCTGCTTCGCAGTCTCCAGACGCTGGCGATGCAGTCGAACCTGACGATCAGATTGTTCACGCCTGCGCCGGTGGTGGCCAAGCAGATGCACGCCGAATGGCCCATCAACGTCGAGCTCGATGGGACGTACCACAGCCTCGGGATGTTCTTCGATCGGATCTCGAGGTTCTCGCGCATCATCAACATCGGCAACGTGCGCATCCGGGCCAAGGACAAGCCCGATCCCAACACCAGCATCCAGGTCGCGTTCGTGGCGACCACGTTCGTGTTGGTGGACGCCGCCAAGCCAGATACAGGAGTCAAGAAGTGA